TACCAGTGCGGTGAGTGCGGGAAGTTCTTCAGCAACCGGTCGAGCCTCGTTCGGCACCAGAGGCTGCACGCCGGGGAGAAGCCCTACAAGTGCCACGAGTGCGGGAAGAGCTTCGGGCAGAGCTCGGACCTCATCGCCCACCAGCGCACACACACAGGCGAGAAGCCCTACCCGTGCCCGGTGTGCGGGAAGAGCTTCAGCAGGAGGTCCAACCTCCTCGTGCACCAGCGAGTGCACGGAAGGGACAGGCTCTGCAAATGCCGGCAGTGCGGGAGAAGCTTCCAGCAGAACTTGCAGCTCGCCCTGCAGCAGAACTCTCCTCAGTGTCCCGAGTGCACAAAGTGGTTTGAGGAGGGGTCAAACCCTGGTGAACACCAGAGATAGCACTGGGGAGAAAAACTCTGTAAGCACCCAGAGTTCTGGATTGGGGCGAGACATCACATcgcaaataagaaaaatcagtgCTTTGCCTAGGTATTGTTCAATCTTTCCACCTTTGCAgtcttcaggaaaaatgaaaaacaccacaaaacacacaaatgatCTAAAGTAGGCTAGTGAGActaaataatataattattattttttttctaattatttcttattattgaGTTTGCTTCAAGGGCTTGATGTGTGTTGATCCACTCACTCCCATCTCCCCCAGTCAAACCATCTTGTTCTGGGGTTCAGGTTGTCTGTCCATCCCAGCACCTGGCTTCAAAGCCCTTAAATCCTGCGGCGTTCCCCAGGCTGGGGCATCTGCCCTGGCTGCTCATCAGCACCCCGAGATACCATAGAAATCTGTCTTCCCATGCACATCCTTCCCTCCCTACTGTATGTATTTAACctcagtaataataataataataataataataataataaaaagccctCTGTTCCTAATCTTATGTTTACcttgtatttttctgctatttaaatACCTGTATCTGGAATTGCTCCTGCGTGGCAGGAAGGGATTGCTGCTGTAAAAAAATGTGAGAGGGGGAATGGATGTTGGCAACCCTGCGTTCTGGAGGAAAACTGTCTAAAAACTGTCTATGGGGAAATCACACTtcccctgtgtttttttttgttttgtttttgtttttctttctttctgggtGTATTCTTGCTCCTGAACTTGGGAGCTGCTCAGATTTGGTCAGAGAGATGGTCAAGAGTCTTTGGGGTGCTCAGATATTTCACGAAGAGGCTCTTTGGCCtcatcttcccttttctcctcacCATGTGCCAGGACCTACCTcccattcccttccctctcctcatcacctcctttcctccaaaaaaaactAAAGCCACCCATGGTGCCACCACAGCAAAGATCTGTGGGAGCAATATGGCTGTGTTATCACTGGGATGGTTGCTTCCACCTTCGCCTTTGACATGGCCATCCCATAACTTTCTTACTTTAAATTAGTAATCTCTGATGCATTTAGACCCCAGATGGTCCCCTGGAGCAGTGAATTTATCATTAGTAGccaaatatatgaaaaaaaacacattaatataGAAGGTTGGTTGGCTGGTCGGGTTGCACGGCTGGTTTGGAGTTGTGTTAATAACGCCCTGGCTGCGAACCAGTGGTCATGGTGGTGTGGGTCTTATCAACCCTAGGCCGTAAAGGGGTTTCTGGTAAGTGCAGGCTCTGTGCCATCCCTGTAGGTGTCTCTCCATCAGCTGATAAGGTGACAGGATGGCCCCATCCAGCAATGGGACGCCTCACCCAATGCAAAAGGATGGGGTGGGCCCATCGGTGGCCAGTGGGTGTCACTGCGGCCATCCATGGCCTCAGATTGCATCTGGGGCTATGGGCTGGagcccagcacaggctgtgcttGTGGGATGACTGCATCCACCCTACAGATGCTTCTGGAGGCCCAGGATGCAGGCAGAAGGACCACGATAAGGACAAAAGTGGGAAGGGTGATGAGCAGAAGCCTGGCTAAGAGCTGGGGTGCACTGGGACAGGGGAAAGACCACCAGAAAAGCAGGAGCCATGCAGTGAACGCCGAGACCATTCGAGGTGCTTGCAATAATACACATCATTTAAGAAACCGTTTCACATTTTACTTTGGCCACCCTAAAACATACACACAGGTTATTCCCCCCATCCTTGCAGACTCCGCTCTGGAACACTGAGATCCCACGCTTCTCATGCTTCACAGGCTGTTCTCTTCCACGCCATCGCTTCTAGGATCTACTgagatttttctccattttgccTCTTTCCTCCAGGCATTTGCAGGGGTTTTCTCCTCCGTGTCACTACTGATGCTCAACAGTTCCACCAAAGCGCTTAGGTGCACCCCGAGCATGCTGCAGCAGCGGCATCCATCGGCCCGTCGGGGTGGACCAGATTCACCTGGAAGCTTTTCCCACCCCGCCGGTGTTTGCCAAGTCCGTGCACTCGCTGGTGCACGATGAGGTTGGATTTCCTGCCAAAACACTTCCCACATTGGTGGCACGGGTAGGGCTTCTCCCCGGTGTGGGTCGTCCGATGCTCGAGGAGATCCGTGCTCTGCGCGAAGCTCTTCTCACACTCGTGGCACTTGTAGGGCTTCTCGCCCGTGTGTTTCCGCTGATGCCTGACGAGGCTCGAGCTGTTGCAGAAGAAATTCCCGCACTCGCCGCACTTGTAGGGTTTTTCCCCCGTATGGAAGCGCTGGTGGACCACCAGGTCTGCGCTCAGCCCGAAGCTCTTCCCACACTCGGGACACGTGTAGGGCCTCTCGCCCGTGTGCTGCCTCTCGTGCCGCATGAGTGTGGTCCTGCCCTTGAAGCACTTCCCACACTCGGAGCAGCGGAAGGGCTTCTCGCCCGTGTGGGTCCGCTGATGGACCAGCAGATCCGTCCGGTGGCCAAAATTCTTCCCGCACTCTTGGCACCGGAAAGGTTTGTCCCCTGTGTGCCTCCTCTGGTGGGTGAAGAGGTTGGATTTGTGATTGAAGCTCTTCCCACACTCGGCGCAAGCGAAGGGTTTCTCCCCAGTGTGGATTCTCTGATGGACGGTCAGGTCCGATTTCCGAGCGAATCGCTTCTCGCACTCGTGACACTTGTACGGCTTCTCGCCAGTGTGCACCATCTCGTGCCTGAGGAGCGTGGATTTGTCCTTGAAGTACTTTTCACACTGCGGGCACTTGTAGATTTTATCCGCCGCGTGAGTTTTCTGGTGCATCACcagcttggtgctgtgccaAAACCTTTTCCCGCACTCGGAGCACT
This window of the Cygnus olor isolate bCygOlo1 chromosome 33, bCygOlo1.pri.v2, whole genome shotgun sequence genome carries:
- the LOC121062630 gene encoding zinc finger protein OZF-like isoform X2, encoding MERGEGTWEDTQQSETETLENPRRGRGTENEVEKGPQWEGPEMSSSSSGNSGGNWFRQRTDGTNDCRLKGCAGKDASVAAHCRVLEEPNPPAENFAQEKKYFCKECGKSFRHNSNLIVHRRTHTGEKPYACCACGKPFSDRSNLAKHQRLHSGQKVFRCRDCRKTFGNNPDFLEHQKTHTGERPFKCSECGKRFWHSTKLVMHQKTHAADKIYKCPQCEKYFKDKSTLLRHEMVHTGEKPYKCHECEKRFARKSDLTVHQRIHTGEKPFACAECGKSFNHKSNLFTHQRRHTGDKPFRCQECGKNFGHRTDLLVHQRTHTGEKPFRCSECGKCFKGRTTLMRHERQHTGERPYTCPECGKSFGLSADLVVHQRFHTGEKPYKCGECGNFFCNSSSLVRHQRKHTGEKPYKCHECEKSFAQSTDLLEHRTTHTGEKPYPCHQCGKCFGRKSNLIVHQRVHGLGKHRRGGKSFQVNLVHPDGPMDAAAAACSGCT
- the LOC121062630 gene encoding zinc finger protein OZF-like isoform X1, which encodes MERGEGTWEDTQQSETETLENPRRAGRGTENEVEKGPQWEGPEMSSSSSGNSGGNWFRQRTDGTNDCRLKGCAGKDASVAAHCRVLEEPNPPAENFAQEKKYFCKECGKSFRHNSNLIVHRRTHTGEKPYACCACGKPFSDRSNLAKHQRLHSGQKVFRCRDCRKTFGNNPDFLEHQKTHTGERPFKCSECGKRFWHSTKLVMHQKTHAADKIYKCPQCEKYFKDKSTLLRHEMVHTGEKPYKCHECEKRFARKSDLTVHQRIHTGEKPFACAECGKSFNHKSNLFTHQRRHTGDKPFRCQECGKNFGHRTDLLVHQRTHTGEKPFRCSECGKCFKGRTTLMRHERQHTGERPYTCPECGKSFGLSADLVVHQRFHTGEKPYKCGECGNFFCNSSSLVRHQRKHTGEKPYKCHECEKSFAQSTDLLEHRTTHTGEKPYPCHQCGKCFGRKSNLIVHQRVHGLGKHRRGGKSFQVNLVHPDGPMDAAAAACSGCT